In Streptomyces nojiriensis, the sequence TACGCCGACCCCAAGGCTGGGGAGAGCAAGCCCAGCGACGCCGACGCGGCCCAGCGCAGCGCCGACGATGCCGCCAAGGCGGCGATGAAGGACCTGGACACGCAGATCGACGTCCTCGCGTTGAAGGCGCACACGGTCGAAGGCATCACGGAGGAGCAGGTCCGTTCATTCGCCAAGGACATCCTGAAGGCAAAGGCCAAGAAGACGGGGCCCATGATGCTCACCGCCGAGGAGCTGACGCAGATTAAGTCGAAGTACCTCAAGCCCGACGCGCTCTACGGCGTGGAGGGGACTCCCGGGCATCTGCTGCAGATGGTCTTCACGGCCGTCGTGCACTACGAGGCCGCTGAGAGCAAAGCCAACTTCCAGGCGAACATCGAGCGCTTGCAGGGGCATGAGGACCAGGCGTGGCGGACCTCTCACGGGGTGGTCCGGTTCGGTGATGACGGACGCCTGGGGGTCAACGGGGTCGCGCCGGAGTACCAGTGGAACGAGGACAAGAAGGACTTCGAGAAGACCGCCAACGCCGACTGGGCCCCGCGTACGGCCCCGGCACTGTGGGTGAAGGTCGCGGAAGGCGGCTGGGCGAAGGACGGGCACTGGGGCGGGCATCTCCAGGTCACCTGCCGTACCGAGAAAGGCTCGTGGATCGAGTCCACGGACGGGTGGGTGAAGCCGAAGTCGGCGAAGGGCGACCCGGTCAGCTTCTACGACATGGGCGACTGGTACGAGATCTGGCAGGGCACCCGCGACAACGGTGGTAAGCCGCTGGTGATCCACAACAATGGCCTGCGGTTCGTGAAGGACGCGACGCCGGCCAAGTTCAACGTCCAGGACGGCACGAAGAGCTGACCGGCCCGCTGCCGTGCCGGCGCAACGACCGCGCCTGCCCCCAGCCTCGGGAGGGCAGGCGCTTCGCCTTGTACGTCATGGCTTTGTTCACGAGATCCAGATCCGACAGCAGATGTTCACCAGTTTCGGTTCTGGCTCAAGTTCTGTGGGGTCGCGTCACGTGGGCCGGTCGCCCGACGTCGCCCAAGCCACCGACCTGGCGATTCCCTCTCCCTCGACCGCGCTCTGCCGGGCGACCGCGCCGCACCACAGAAGTTGTGCCAGAACCTTCTCGGGCTCTGGCACAACTTCTGTGGACCCATGGCAGAGGTCTCCGGCTTCCCGGATAAGGATTCGTCCGCAGCGAACGGTGTCTCTACCCTGAGTCGCAGCGGGAGTGCGCGCATTCCCGCAGGTTGCAGTGCCGTGGCAGAGCGGCCCATTGCGATCGACGTGGGCGAGGTCCCTCCCACGGCGACTGACGGAGACGGAGCGGACCTGCTCCCATCTGTCCGCGGGTTCAAATCCCGTCGGCACTGCAGCCGACCTGGACGTGGTCCAGCGCACGGACCTGTCGCATCGCGCCAGGTCCACAGAAGTTGTGCCAGAGCCCCAGTTTCGACAGCACCAATGCGCTGTTCGATTGTGCTGTGGGGAGTCCTGACCGTGGGCGGCCGCCAGGCCTCACTCGCGAGTAGGCCCTGGGAGGTCTGCGACCGGTGTTGCCGTTCTCGGGCCAGGACAGGGTCTCGATGATCCGCTGGTGACGACATCGACTGGTGTCGCGTCCATCGATTCCCTTCGAGCATCCGATCGGACGATCCCGGCGTCCCGCCTCGTGCAGGCGAGTGAACGTGAGCAGGCTCGCGAGGGCGAACCCGGCGGACAAAACCGATGCGGCCGCAAGATCGACTGCGGCGGCACGGCCGGTCGGCCGATGCGGGCATGACCGCCGGTCGCGTCCGCTTTCGCCTACCCGTCTGGAATCTCCTATGCATCCCCTGCCCCACTCCTCCGCCGACACCTCGCCGACCGGCCAAGCCTCCGCAGCCAGTGCAGCCTCCGGCGTCGGCGCGCATCTCGTACGACGGCACGGTGAGGCCGGCGAATGCGGGTTCACCCTGCTCGGGCGACGGTGGCACCTCCTGCCCGAGGTGTTCGCGCCGACGCACACCGACTCGACGGAACTGTTCACCCGGTGGCTGCCCTTCCCCGCAGAGGGGTCTTTCCTGGAAATGGGCTGCGGGGCGGGGGTCACCGCGGTGACCGCCGCGCTCGAAGGGTGTGCGCGGGTCACGGCGGCCGACATCAACCCGGAAGCCGTACGCAACACCCACCTCAACGCCACTCGCCACGGCGTCGCCGACCGGGTCGAAGCGGTACGCAGCGACCTCTTCGATGCTCTGGATCCCGGGGCTCGGTTCGACGTCGTCTTCTGGAACTCGAACGTGGTCCACGCCCCGGCCGACTTCGCCTACACCCGTGACCTGGAATACGCGGTCTTCGATCGCGACTACGCGGCGCACCGCCGCTACATCCGCGACGGGTTGGCCAGGCTGTCCGGCGCCGGGCGCCTGTTTCTGGGCTTCAACAGCCTGGGCGACACGGCACGGTTGGACGCGGCGGTCGCGGAGGCAGGTGCGCGGATCACCGAGCACACCGCGCTGACCCGCCGTGCAGGCGATGTCCCCGTGGCCTTCCGACTGATGGAAATCACCCGCTGAAGCGATACAGAGGCGATGAGCACTGTCCCGGATCCCGGCGGTACGAAGCCGATCTGCGCAGGTTGTTCGAACCCGCGAGACCGGGAGCGCTGTCGAAACCGGTGAACATCTGCTGTCGGACCTCGTGAACGAAGCCA encodes:
- a CDS encoding methyltransferase domain-containing protein — translated: MFAPTHTDSTELFTRWLPFPAEGSFLEMGCGAGVTAVTAALEGCARVTAADINPEAVRNTHLNATRHGVADRVEAVRSDLFDALDPGARFDVVFWNSNVVHAPADFAYTRDLEYAVFDRDYAAHRRYIRDGLARLSGAGRLFLGFNSLGDTARLDAAVAEAGARITEHTALTRRAGDVPVAFRLMEITR